A window of Nocardiopsis sp. Huas11 genomic DNA:
GCACGCTCAACGGCGTGAGCACGCTCGCGGGCACGGTCCACGACCAGGACGGCAACATGTTCGTCTTCGCCTTCATGGCCAACAGCGAGTCGGCCTCGGGCCACCAGCTCGACACCCTGGCGACCGCGCTCACCCGCTGCGGCTGCTCCTGACCCACGAACGACCCCGGCCCGGCGCCGGGGCCGTTCGTGGGTCAGCTCCGGAAGGGGCCCCGCGGGTCCTCGCCCCCGACCCGGTAGCCAGGGACGGACGGCCAGCGCACGGTGAGCACGACGGACGCCTCCTCGGCGTGCCAACTGTGGTCGACGCCCTTGCCCCAGACCACGTAGTCGCCCTGCTCGGCCAGCGTCACGCTCCGGTCGGGGAAGTCCATGCGGAACCGGCCGCTCACCAGGACCAGCAGGGCCGTACGCTCCTCACCGGTCACCCACAGGGCACGCTCGTCGCCTCGTGGATGGACGCCCCACTCGACCTCGACCGCGTCGCTGTGTCGGGCGTCGCCGACCTCCTTGAAGTGGCCGAGGATCCAGCCCCGGTCCGCCAGTGCGTCCTGTCCGGCGTTGCCGACGTACACGTCGTTCGTGGCGCTCATGGGGCAGGACGGTAGCAACCGGGCGGTGGGTGTCGGGGTGGGTGGCGGGGTGGCGCACTCAGGGTCGACCCTGGCGCTCCCCGGAATTACCACCCTGATCCCCGTGCCCCCGCGCTCCTCGTGGGTAGGCTGGCGAATGTGACTGTGATCGACTGGGACGTAGCCGTCAACACCGGAGTCCGCCTCGTGCGCCCTGGGCCGCAGGTGGACCTGTCCGACGCGCGGCAGGCCGTGGCGCAGTTGCGCGAGCTTTCCACCGTGGCGGCCGGGCATGTGCGCGACTTCACCGGAATGAACCCTCTCGAACCCGCCGGGCCAGCGGTCATCGTGGACCGCCCGGGGTGGATTCGAGCCAACGTCGACGGGTTTCGGGTCGTGCTCGAACCCGTGCTGCAACAGATGGGCGCCGAACGGCTGAACAACAGCCCCGCCGGGAACCTGACCAGCGCGGTCGGCTCCCGGATCACCGGGGTCCAGCTGGGCGCCGTCCTCTCCTACCTGGCGGGGAAGGTCCTCGGCCAGTACGAACTCTTCCTGCCGCCGGGCCCGGACGGCACCACGCCGACCGGACGCCTGACGCTGGTGGCGCCCAACATCGTCAACACCGAACGCGAGA
This region includes:
- a CDS encoding signal peptidase I, with the translated sequence MSATNDVYVGNAGQDALADRGWILGHFKEVGDARHSDAVEVEWGVHPRGDERALWVTGEERTALLVLVSGRFRMDFPDRSVTLAEQGDYVVWGKGVDHSWHAEEASVVLTVRWPSVPGYRVGGEDPRGPFRS